The following proteins are encoded in a genomic region of Acidobacteriota bacterium:
- a CDS encoding dihydroxy-acid dehydratase: MKNGKRRNLRSREWFDTPALYGWTRQAALQGLGLDPGVYRDRPLIGICNTWSELTHCNAHLRTLAQRVKEGVWQAGGVPFEFPVISLGEFNMRPTAMLFRNLLSMDVEECIRANPLDGVVLLGGCDKTTPGLLMGAVSADLPAILVTGGPQLTAHWRGQELGSCTDCRRFEAELRAGRIKQEDWLDLQGAMIRSPGHCMTMGTASTLATLAEALGLALPGNAAYPAADSRRTRLAHRAGRRIVDLAERDLKPSRLLSAASFDNAIHTLHAIGGSTNAIVHLLAVAGRAGIPLSLKRFDELSQTTPVLLDLKPAGRFLMEDFAYAGGAAALLNEIAPLLDLDQPTVTGKSLGENLQGARNDNSEVIRPLDRPLEPAGGLAVLYGSLAPDGCIIKHSAAAPGLLRHEGRAIVFDDHHELLERIDDPDLEVGPEDVLVLRGAGPLGGPGMPEWGLLPIPRKLLRSGVRDMVRISDARISGTARGTVVVHVCPESEAGGPLAAVRTGDPIRLDVPARRLDLLVEPREIKRRLAGFRRRVRPESRGYRRLYFERVLQADQGCDFDFLR, encoded by the coding sequence TTGAAGAACGGAAAAAGGCGCAACTTGCGCAGCCGCGAGTGGTTCGACACCCCCGCACTGTACGGGTGGACCCGGCAGGCCGCCCTGCAGGGACTGGGCCTCGACCCCGGCGTGTACCGGGACCGTCCCCTCATCGGCATCTGCAACACCTGGAGCGAGTTGACCCATTGCAATGCCCACCTGCGCACCCTCGCCCAGCGGGTCAAGGAAGGGGTCTGGCAGGCGGGCGGAGTGCCCTTCGAATTTCCCGTCATCTCGTTGGGCGAGTTCAACATGCGGCCCACCGCCATGCTCTTCCGCAACCTCCTGAGCATGGACGTGGAGGAATGCATCCGGGCCAATCCTCTGGACGGCGTGGTCCTGCTGGGAGGATGCGACAAGACCACGCCGGGACTGCTCATGGGAGCCGTGAGCGCGGACCTGCCGGCGATCCTGGTGACGGGCGGGCCACAGCTCACCGCCCACTGGCGGGGCCAGGAGCTGGGATCGTGCACCGATTGCAGGCGCTTCGAGGCCGAACTGAGAGCCGGGAGAATCAAGCAGGAAGACTGGCTGGATCTCCAGGGCGCCATGATCCGGAGTCCGGGGCACTGCATGACCATGGGCACGGCTTCCACCCTGGCCACATTGGCCGAAGCCCTGGGATTGGCGTTGCCCGGGAACGCCGCCTACCCGGCGGCCGATTCCCGCCGGACCCGGCTGGCGCACCGCGCCGGACGCCGGATCGTGGACTTGGCGGAACGGGATCTGAAACCGTCCCGGCTGCTGAGCGCCGCGTCGTTCGACAACGCCATCCACACGCTGCACGCCATCGGCGGATCCACGAACGCCATCGTTCATCTTCTGGCCGTGGCCGGACGCGCCGGCATCCCGCTGTCGCTCAAGAGGTTCGACGAACTGTCTCAGACGACACCGGTGCTCCTGGATCTGAAGCCGGCGGGGCGTTTCCTGATGGAGGACTTCGCCTACGCGGGAGGGGCGGCGGCGCTTTTGAATGAGATCGCGCCTCTGCTGGACCTGGACCAGCCCACGGTCACCGGAAAGAGCCTGGGCGAAAACCTTCAGGGAGCCCGCAACGACAATTCGGAAGTGATCCGTCCCCTGGACCGCCCGCTGGAACCTGCCGGCGGCCTGGCCGTCCTCTACGGGTCGCTGGCTCCGGACGGATGCATCATCAAGCACAGCGCCGCCGCGCCCGGACTGCTGCGCCATGAGGGCCGGGCGATCGTTTTCGACGATCACCACGAACTGCTGGAGCGCATCGACGATCCGGATTTGGAAGTCGGTCCCGAGGACGTGCTGGTGCTTCGAGGCGCCGGGCCTCTCGGCGGTCCCGGCATGCCCGAATGGGGACTGCTGCCGATCCCCCGAAAACTGCTCCGTTCAGGCGTTCGGGACATGGTCCGGATCAGCGACGCACGCATCAGCGGCACGGCTCGGGGAACGGTGGTGGTCCACGTCTGCCCCGAGAGCGAAGCGGGAGGACCGCTGGCCGCGGTCCGCACGGGCGATCCCATCCGGCTCGACGTTCCGGCCCGGCGATTAGACCTCCTGGTCGAGCCCCGGGAGATCAAGCGCCGGCTTGCGGGCTTCCGTCGCCGAGTCCGGCCCGAATCAAGAGGCTACCGCCGACTCTACTTCGAACGCGTCCTGCAGGCGGACCAGGGATGCGATTTCGACTTCCTGCGATGA